A window from Calliopsis andreniformis isolate RMS-2024a chromosome 7, iyCalAndr_principal, whole genome shotgun sequence encodes these proteins:
- the LOC143181367 gene encoding uncharacterized protein LOC143181367, which produces MYIYFTAIVHQPLITSIVPESSKNLKNEVKAAEIKIARFLAEHNIPFNVAITQELTFEKTKAQAIITNVTVDESTDKSKTKYLALIARTSIEFNVKDNFLCLLPITDGSATALHSETIEYFNKNNIPYKEYMIGFASDGANAMFGEHHSLSALFSKEIPHLFKMKCICHSYHLCACQKLPSGFEDFARDMYIYTYRTVPNTRWLSLFPVVRRLLEQLSALKLYFTNAVLSDRLLSAETILNKCIEPSTELYLEFLNFLLTYFHELNKKMQAQQPKLYLLHNKIFTTYKTLLDCFIKHEHLKLKTEEIDPNIDEDLALENKILRYLISTDYIKRQFIIRTFNTISGDYFHNYVQKMLQDIEWRLLRNTQLPFSKTKDIKVNEFWHSVSKMKSVDGCQMFPLISELAQTLLCLPHSSGNVERLFSAINLMKTKIRNKLNSNTLTGLLYRV; this is translated from the exons atgtatatatattttacaGCTATTGTACACCAGCCACTGATAACATCGATAGTACCAGAATCatcgaaaaatttaaaaaatgaagttaAAGCTGCAGAAATAAAAATAGCTCGCTTCCTTGCGGAACACAATATCCCCTTCAATGTAGCAa TTACACAAGAATTAACATTTGAAAAGACAAAAGCACAAGCCATCATTACAAATGTAACTG TAGATGAAAGTACAGATAAATCAAAAACTAAATATTTAGCTCTAATTGCGAGAACATCAATAGAATTCAATGTAAAAGATAATTTTCTATGTTTGTTACCTATCACGGATGGATCGGCCACAGCTTTGCACAGTGAAACAATAGAATATTTTAACAAAAACAATATTCCATACAAGGAATACATGATAGGTTTCGCTTCCGATGGTGCAAATGCAATGTTTGGAGAACACCATTCATTATCTGCTTTATTTTCAAAAGAAATTCCCcatttatttaaaatgaaatGCATATGCCACTCATATCATTTATGTGCATGCCAGAAATTACCAAGTGGATTTGAGGACTTTGCAAGGgatatgtatatttatacatacaGAACAGTCCCAAAC ACCAGATGGTTATCGCTCTTCCCTGTAGTAAGAAGACTGTTGGAACAATTATCAGctttaaaattgtattttacaAATGCAGTGCTTTCTGATCGTTTGTTATCAGCAGAaacaattttaaacaaatgtatAGAACCTAGTACAGAGTTATAtttagaatttttgaatttcttatTGACATATTTCCATGAGTTAAACAAAAAAATGCAAGCACAGCAGCCAAAGCTTTACCTTttacataataaaatatttacaacCTATAAAACACTTTTGGACTGTTTTATAAAACATGAGCACTTAAaattaaaaacagaagaaatAGACCCAAATATTGATGAAGACCTtgcattagaaaataaaatattaa GATACTTAATTAGTACTGATTACATCAAGAGACAGTTTATCATAAGAACGTTTAACACAATTTCG GGCGATTATTTCCAC aATTATGTCCAAAAAATGTTACAGGATATAGAATGGAGGTTACTGAGAAATACGCAATTAccattctcgaaaacgaaagatATAAAAGTTAATGAATTTTGGCATTCTGTTTCAAAAATGAAGAGTGTCGATGGATGCCAAATGTTCCCACTCATATCTGAATTGGCTCAAACACTTCTGTGCTTACCGCACAGTAGTGGAAATGTAGAACGATTATTTTCTGCCATAAACctaatgaaaacaaaaataagaaataaattgaACTCAAATACGTTAACAGGAttactatacagggtgtaa